CACCTCCAGCAAAAGCTGTTGGTCACGCTGGTCATTCGCCGAGAACTCCACCGGCGCCGGCGAGAGATCCCCCGGTAGCAGGAGCAGCAGGCTGAACGCAATCAGCAGAGCCGCCGCCCCCGACCACGCCACGACACGGACCGGCGGCGGCAGGAATGCAAGCCGCAGCAGCCGGAGGGGCTGCCGCGCTTCCGCGGCTTCAATTTTGCGCCAGACCGCCTGGTTGAATCCGGGCGACGGGTCGAGCCCGGGGTGGGCGGACAGGACGGCCCAGGTTTTTTCCACCCCCTCAAGCAGCTCCCGGCACTCGGCGCAGTCTGCCAGGTGCCGGGCGACCTCCGGATTCCGGGCCGGGTCATTCTCGTCATCAAGATTGAGGATGTGATCACGCACGTCTTCACACTCCATGATACACCTGCCTAATCTGTGGCCGTGGGATCCAGCCGCCGCTCCGCTCGGAGCAGCGTCTCCCGCAGCCTGAGTTTGCCCCGGTGAATATGCGTTTTGATGGCCGCCACGCTGCACGTCATGATGTCGGCGATCTCTTGATACGAACAGCCCTCGTACTTTCTCAGCGTCAGCGCAACCTTCTCCTTGTCCGGCAAAGCCACCAGGGCCTGCTGCACCAACAGTCCCAATTCCTTCCGTTCCAGCGCCTCATGGGCGCCGTCATTCTCTCCGGCCGTGAGAAGGTCCAGAAAACGTTCCCGCGTCTCCGTCGCCAGCTCGGACTCTCGGACCACCCGCCGCTGCTTCCGGATGTGCTTCAAGGTGGTGTTGGTGGCCACCTTGAATAACCAAGTTGAAAACCGGGCGCTGGCGGTGTACCG
The Acidobacteriota bacterium genome window above contains:
- a CDS encoding sigma-70 family RNA polymerase sigma factor; amino-acid sequence: MDADAQLMERVRDGDTASFDLLMNRYRRPVVNFVYRMVRDAAAAEEIAQDVFVQIYLARKRYTASARFSTWLFKVATNTTLKHIRKQRRVVRESELATETRERFLDLLTAGENDGAHEALERKELGLLVQQALVALPDKEKVALTLRKYEGCSYQEIADIMTCSVAAIKTHIHRGKLRLRETLLRAERRLDPTATD